In Zygosaccharomyces rouxii strain CBS732 chromosome D complete sequence, one DNA window encodes the following:
- the CTR86 gene encoding Ctr86p (similar to uniprot|P25355 Saccharomyces cerevisiae YCR054C CTR86 Essential protein of unknown function) → MALEEVTVICEFEKVLNECPEGFEPYQLLLTQLDPIVRRSSQDEEYRQCLANAEDIWQSLRRVLQNLKGTDNTQDIRSIYLRCLRGLFILMRNLSVSNQMIPQQLRLHKVAVEAFVKAVMNSICHDEMEISLYVAATSFLYNITKTAVGLDKETFESLDPFLKYPLNHLSQSEQILYPYMMFFLNLTYNDEFLYRLLRPKDQTDILYELLMRVTSVQDHNDDQNYWAHLSNKDEIDSLDAILMKIFINIVTSESLGPYLQNARTSDHRKFSRISRISQLIVASRENWDKFQLTGIMSWCFTLMRQTAQETEQYFQQKIDEEDKAEPLHETLNICLDVISHLSANDHVQQYILSYQGLETLISLLRILQQNLIRINFYKGIDGSIKSIKATDSKSDKIDDKQILSRRIDLTTNQIRASNFPGSKSFIIEILASLAHENAMVKDKVRELHGLELVLSNCVIDDNDPFIKERSIICIKFLLKENAANQDFVAQLEAQKSVPDETLADVGYEVKIGTDGKIRLQSKN, encoded by the coding sequence ATGGCCCTTGAAGAAGTTACGGTGATTtgtgaatttgaaaaagtccTGAATGAATGTCCAGAGGGTTTTGAGCCATATCAATTGCTATTGACGCAGCTAGATCCAATTGTCAGAAGGTCATCTCAGGATGAGGAGTACCGTCAATGCTTAGCCAATGCAGAAGATATATGGCAGTCTTTGAGACGAGTTCTACAGAACTTGAAAGGCACTGATAATACACAGGATATACGGTCCATTTATTTGAGATGTTTAAGAGGATTATTTATATTGATGAGAAACCTTTCTGTGAGTAACCAAATGATTCCACAACAATTACGTTTGCATAAAGTGGCAGTAGAGGCTTTTGTAAAAGCTGTAATGAATTCAATATGTCATGATGAGATGGAAATTTCCTTATATGTGGCGGCTACTAGTTTTCTATATAACATTACCAAGACAGCCGTTGGTTTAGACAAGGAAACTTTCGAATCACTAGATCCTTTTCTAAAATACCCCCTTAACCATTTGAGTCAATCTGAACAAATATTATATCCATACATGATGTTCTTCCTCAATTTGACATATAATGATGAGTTTTTGTACCGCCTTCTAAGGCCAAAGGATCAAACAGATATTCTCTATGAATTACTGATGCGAGTGACATCTGTACAAGATCACAATGACGACCAGAATTACTGGGCTCACTTATCTaacaaagatgaaattgattcatTGGATGCAATcttaatgaaaatattcatcaatatcGTCACTAGTGAATCGTTAGGCCCATATCTGCAAAATGCTAGAACCAGCGACCAcagaaaattttcaagaatATCCAGGATCTCTCAGCTAATAGTCGCGAGCCGTGAAAACTGGgataaatttcaacttACAGGTATTATGAGTTGGTGTTTTACACTCATGCGACAAACCGCCCAAGAAACAGAACAATATTTCCAACAGAaaatcgatgaagaagataaagCTGAACCGTTACATGAAACATTAAACATCTGTCTCGATGTTATCTCTCATTTATCAGCAAATGACCATGTTCAGCAATACATTTTGTCATACCAAGGTTTGGAAACACTAATATCATTACTTCGAATCCTACAACAAAACCTAATACGGATcaacttttacaaaggCATCGATGGCTCCATCAAATCAATAAAAGCTACTGATTCCAAAAGCGATAAAATAGATGACAAGCAAATCCTGAGTCGAAGAATCGATCTTACAACCAACCAAATTCGTGCCAGTAATTTCCCAGGATCTAAATCATTTATCATTGAAATTCTGGCTTCCTTGGCCCACGAAAATGCTATGGTGAAGGATAAGGTAAGGGAATTACATGGATTGGAACTTGTTTTATCCAACTGTGTCATCGATGATAACGATCCATTCATCAAGGAAAGAAGCATCATATGCATTAAATTCTTgttaaaagaaaatgcaGCCAATCAAGACTTTGTGGCCCAACTAGAGGCTCAAAAATCTGTCCCAGACGAAACTTTGGCCGATGTTGGTTACGAAGTCAAAATTGGCACTGACGGTAAGATCCGTCTGCAATCAAAGAactaa
- the THR4 gene encoding threonine synthase THR4 (highly similar to uniprot|P16120 Saccharomyces cerevisiae YCR053W THR4 threonine synthase) translates to MVSPSQVYRSTRSSDKQTYSFEDVVIQGLASDGGLFVPPEIPQVSQDVLFGKWAKLSFQDLQFEIMRLYIPQDEIPDADLKDLITRSYSTFRSSDVTPVAKNITGDKENLHVLELFHGPTYAFKDVALQFLGNLFEYFLERTNKDLPSEQRKKITVVGATSGDTGSASIYGLRGKKDVSVFILYPTGRISPLQEEQMTVVPDKNVQTLSVQGTFDKCQDIVKAIFGDKEFNSRHNVGAVNSINWARILSQMTYYFYAYFQATGGKAEKLKFVVPSGNFGDMLAGYFAKKMGLPVEKLVIATNENDILDRFLKSGVYERSDEVASTHSPAMDILVSSNFERLLWYLALEYLADGDSLKAGQIVNDWFQQLKTEGKFQVEKVIVEGALKDFASDRVSNEETLATIKKVYEVSQNPQHYILDPHTAVGVTAAERLIAADKDNSIHYVSLSTAHPAKFAEAVNQALSSFGTYSFERDVLPDELRKLSTMEKKIKLVDRADLKLIESIIDEESAKMGL, encoded by the coding sequence ATGGTTTCCCCTTCTCAAGTTTACAGATCCACCAGGTCCTCTGATAAGCAGACTTATTCCTTCGAAGATGTTGTGATCCAAGGTTTGGCTAGTGATGGTGGTTTATTCGTCCCCCCAGAAATTCCACAGGTGTCTCAAGACGTTTTGTTTGGTAAATGGGCTAAGCTCTCATTCCAAGATTtgcaatttgaaatcatgAGACTTTACATTCCTCAGGATGAAATCCCAGATGCTGACTTGAAAGATCTAATTACAAGATCATACTCTACCTTCCGTTCATCTGATGTGACTCCAGTAGCTAAGAATATTACCGGTGACAAAGAGAATCTACATGTTTTAGAATTATTCCATGGTCCAACCTACGCTTTCAAAGATGTGGCATTACAATTTCTAGGTAATTTGTTCGAATATTTCTTAGAGAGAACCAACAAGGATCTACCTTCAGagcaaagaaagaagatcACAGTGGTAGGTGCTACCTCTGGTGATACTGGTTCAGCTTCTATCTATGGTCTAAGAGGTAAGAAGGATGTTTCTGTCTTCATCTTATATCCAACTGGTAGAATTTCTCCATTGCAAGAAGAACAGATGACTGTCGTGCCAGATAAGAACGTGCAAACTTTGTCTGTGCAAGGTACTTTTGACAAATGTCAAGACATCGTGAAGGCTATCTTCGGTGACAAAGAATTCAACAGTAGACACAACGTTGGTGCTGTGAATTCCATCAACTGGGCAAGAATTTTGTCCCAAATGACTTACTACTTCTACGCTTATTTCCAAGCTACTGGTGGTAaggctgaaaaattgaagtttGTTGTGCCCAGCGGTAACTTTGGTGATATGTTGGCCGGTTATTTCGCTAAGAAGATGGGATTGCCagtggaaaaattggttatTGCCACAAATGAAAATGACATCTTGGACAGATTTTTGAAGTCTGGTGTCTATGAAAGGTCTGACGAAGTGGCTTCCACCCACTCCCCAGCCATGGACATTCTGGTGTCTTCCAACTTCGAAAGATTACTGTGGTACTTGGCTCTAGAATATTTGGCAGACGGTGACTCTTTGAAGGCTGGTCAAATTGTCAACGACTGGTTCCAACAACTAAAGACCGAGGGTAAATTCCAAGTGGAAAAGGTCATCGTGGAAGGTGCATTGAAGGATTTTGCTTCCGACAGGGTTTCCAATGAAGAGACTCTTGCCACCATCAAGAAGGTTTACGAGGTTTCTCAAAACCCTCAGCATTATATCTTGGATCCTCATACCGCTGTTGGTGTTACTGCCGCTGAAAGATTGATCGCTGCAGACAAGGACAACTCCATTCACTACGTTTCTTTGTCTACCGCTCACCCAGCAAAATTTGCAGAAGCTGTTAATCAAGCATTGTCCTCTTTCGGTACTTactcttttgaaagagATGTTCTACCTGATGAGTTGAGAAAGCTTTCTACAATGGAAAAGAAGATCAAGTTGGTCGACAGAGCTGATCTGAAATTGATAGAATCCATCATTGACGAGGAAAGTGCAAAGATGGGATTGTAA
- the RSC6 gene encoding Rsc6p (similar to uniprot|P53628 Saccharomyces cerevisiae YNR023W SNF12 73 kDa subunit of the SWI/SNF transcription activation complex homolog of Rsc6p subunit of the RSC chromatin remodeling complex), whose product MSQLPNRIPVRNVKGGGPVPAGSNGVASENGKVPLTASKQTNPTPTTQPTDTYIPNHLSDLVPELKSYEQLKESEKRVDVFLARKRIDLQQSVSQWNNSKSGITTSHNKNDVKYLRIFVSNIAENQPWQDENNDIQNASWTMRIEGRLLDTQEVQDPARPKFSSFLQAIAVDFKKPRDDDDDEDENSKGEDGPKAEDQDVDMDGTRNDSLVGLSLPMQMPSNPNDNNVQEEKPKSDITDAVEWHFDPINPVDFDGLDIKRNGSENIECTLTIQLKGVTGELLEYSPELAAVIGLSQGSLHEAVYSLYKYILINGLLTNDENNLRAPTSTSSDSTNGENTIVKLDPSLTKLIRQRPAPGSDEPLPTTLRLSEMLKLVNAHVSPIRSIKVDYTVRVDKASTYGELVFDVEVPNFAQQSKEEDEVKREGLSLLSDFNKLTADLKPQLQELEARNAALLLQLNASAKKYQFFNELSKNPVGVLQEYIASSSNALKVLSGDEGFNEDTVRRSQFYKDNEQMLFESLGVLLSNGRM is encoded by the coding sequence ATGTCCCAATTGCCTAATAGAATTCCTGTTAGGAATGTGAAAGGGGGAGGTCCAGTTCCAGCTGGTTCAAATGGTGTTGCAagtgaaaatggtaaagtaCCTTTAACAGCCAGTAAACAGACTAATCCAACTCCTACTACACAACCAACCGATACTTATATCCCAAACCATTTGAGTGACCTAGTTCCTGAATTAAAATCTTATGAACAGCTAAAGGAATCTGAGAAAAGAGTGGACGTTTTTCTAGCAAGGAAACGTATTGATTTACAACAAAGTGTGTCTCAATGgaacaattctaaatcaGGTATCACCACTTCACATAATAAGAACGATGTGAAATATCTGAGAATCTTCGTATCTAATATTGCAGAGAATCAACCATGGCAAGATGAGAACAATGATATTCAAAACGCGTCATGGACAATGAGGATCGAAGGAAGATTACTGGATACACAGGAAGTGCAGGACCCAGCAAGGCCAAAATTTAGTTCCTTCTTACAGGCTATAGCGGTAGATTTTAAGAAACCAAGagacgatgatgatgacgaagatgagAACTCTAAAGGTGAGGATGGACCTAAGGCTGAGGACCAGGATGTAGACATGGATGGGACAAGGAACGACTCGCTAGTGGGACTTTCACTACCGATGCAGATGCCAAGTAACCCTAACGATAATAATGTTCAAGAGGAAAAGCCAAAGAGTGATATTACGGACGCAGTTGAATGGCATTTTGACCCCATAAATCCTGTTGACTTTGATGGGCTCGATATCAAGAGGAATGGTTCTGAAAATATCGAATGCACCCTTaccattcaattgaaagGTGTTACAGGTGAACTTCTTGAATACTCACCTGAATTGGCTGCTGTAATTGGTCTTTCACAAGGATCCCTACATGAGGCGGTTTACTCGTTGTACAAGTACATCTTAATTAATGGTCTGTTGACCAACGATGAGAACAATTTAAGAGCTCCAACTAGTACCTCCTCTGATAGCACTAACGGTGAAAATACTATAGTCAAACTAGACCCTAGCTTGACTAAACTAATACGCCAAAGGCCGGCACCAGGCAGCGATGAACCTTTACCTACCACATTACGTCTTTCAGAAATGCTCAAATTGGTAAATGCTCATGTTTCTCCCATAAGATCCATCAAGGTGGATTACACAGTACGCGTTGACAAGGCTTCCACTTATGGTGAGCTTGTATTCGATGTCGAAGTACCCAATTTTGCACAGCAATCAAAGGAGGAGGACGAAGTCAAGAGGGAAGGATTATCGCTATTATCagatttcaacaaattgacTGCCGACTTGAAGCCCCAATTGCAAGAACTGGAAGCCCGTAACGCTGCATTACTGCTACAACTAAACGCAAGCGCCAAGAAATACCAGTTTTTCAACGAACTATCGAAGAACCCAGTTGGTGTGCTGCAGGAGTACAttgcatcttcttcaaatgctcTAAAAGTTTTGTCTGGCGATGAAGGTTTCAACGAAGATACGGTAAGACGTTCGCAATTTTACAAGGACAACGAACAGATGCTATTTGAAAGTCTGGGAGTACTGCTATCCAATGGTAGGATGTGA
- the MRPL50 gene encoding mitochondrial 54S ribosomal protein bL9m MRPL50 (similar to uniprot|P53724 Saccharomyces cerevisiae YNR022C MRPL50 Mitochondrial ribosomal protein of the large subunit not essential for mitochondrial translation) produces the protein MFKPTSICLSALSKRTKRVKVQILKDFPQFLLYRGEVAQVKPSLMRNYLHNYNGARYILQDNDIDLELMKSFEQRQEELRSAKSESKTKEDAVHTADTTPDKSSTQSPAQTTAPQSQQQEPEKPKGVLEKDITVKDIKIPGLDL, from the coding sequence ATGTTTAAGCCCACATCCATTTGCCTGAGTGCCCTCTCGAAACGTACAAAGAGGGTTAAAGTACagattttaaaagatttcCCCCAATTCCTGTTGTACAGAGGTGAAGTAGCACAAGTCAAACCATcattgatgagaaattaCTTGCATAATTACAATGGTGCTCGTTacattttacaagataATGATATCGATTTGGAGCTAATGAAATCTTTCGAGCAGAGACAAGAAGAGTTAAGATCCGCAAAGTCGGAATCTAAGACTAAAGAAGATGCTGTACATACTGCTGATACAACGCCAGACAAATCCTCCACACAATCTCCAGCACAAACAACTGCACCACAATCACAACAGCAGGAGCCCGAAAAGCCTAAGGGTGTATTAGAAAAAGATATCACAGTTAAAGACATTAAGATCCCCGGGTTGGACCTCTGA
- a CDS encoding uncharacterized protein (similar to uniprot|P53723 Saccharomyces cerevisiae YNR021W Hypothetical ORF) produces the protein MSGLLAPVLKLSELVNSFNDEYVSTPYEELKQMTILQRLSRYNWTFEIGGILVIAIVFALYKLGLYYNTRMTDGLFTQLNDYFKNDQQFARVGFANKDGSKLQYLDEQQKTWFTTFATGRSAVESICVRAHLYGRSNPAAMLMERLLGTFFPSMTVKDLDEYCEIVVKPNGIYVANETAKPNANVSDILNNFKFVTSVVHKSSMNEVRRDNYYLSLTRTTESAKLPVEYVYMSEMNQLNEFISHYAPNFFQVLREASSILHCISFTDLPTEKPLTEKKWNANLLPRAVIRTSIPSNKAQFKALKDVIGSVIAVYDNFTKDLVQKNPHVFITNDLLKKTSQLRSQELAKIVKTMKQVEREMALEKKHEAEKEQRRLLKQSGDAEKFDQKKRDRRERRAKNKQKVRM, from the coding sequence ATGAGCGGTCTATTGGCACCTGTGCTTAAACTTAGTGAGCTCGTCAATTCATTTAATGACGAGTACGTTTCTACACCCTATGAGGAACTCAAACAAATGACTATTTTGCAAAGACTATCGCGTTACAATTGgacttttgaaattggtggtaTCCTTGTGATTGCAATTGTATTTGCACTTTACAAACTAGGACTTTATTATAATACCCGAATGACTGATGGGTTGTTCACACAATTGAACGATTATTTTAAGAACGATCAACAATTTGCCCGTGTAGGATTTGCCAATAAGGACGGATCTAAACTGCAGTATTTGGATGAACAACAAAAGACTTGGTTTACCACCTTTGCGACTGGACGTTCGGCTGTTGAAAGTATTTGTGTTAGGGCCCACCTGTATGGACGTAGTAACCCTGCAGCCATGTTGATGGAAAGACTACTAGGAACTTTTTTCCCCAGTATGACTGTTAAAGATCTGGATGAATATTGTGAGATTGTCGTGAAGCCCAATGGTATCTATGTCGCTAATGAGACTGCCAAACCTAATGCTAATGTCTCTGAtattttaaacaattttaaatttgtcACCTCAGTGGTCCATAAATCATCAATGAATGAAGTTCGTCGTGATAATTATTACTTGTCATTGACACGCACCACTGAATCCGCCAAGTTACCTGTGGAATATGTTTACATGTCAGAaatgaatcaattgaatgaatttATTTCACATTACGCAcccaatttctttcaagttCTTAGAGAAGCTTCTTCGATCTTACACTGTATCAGTTTTACCGATTTACCTACAGAAAAACCATtgactgaaaaaaaatggaatgCCAATCTCTTACCTCGTGCCGTTATTCGTACTTCGATCCCATCTAATAAAGCTCAATTTAAAGCACTAAAGGATGTGATAGGTTCAGTTATTGCAGTATATGACAATTTTACAAAGGATTTGGTTCAAAAGAATCCACACgttttcatcaccaatgaTTTGTTAAAGAAGACTTCACAATTGCGTTCACAAGAATTGGCTAAAATCGTTAAGACCATGAAGCAAGTGGAAAGAGAAATGGCATTAGAGAAGAAGCACGAAGCTGAAAAGGAGCAAAGACGTCTGTTGAAGCAATCTGGTGATGCtgagaaatttgatcaaaagaAGAGGGACAGAAGAGAAAGACGTGCAAAGAATAAGCAAAAAGTGAGGATGTAG